From one Triticum aestivum cultivar Chinese Spring chromosome 4B, IWGSC CS RefSeq v2.1, whole genome shotgun sequence genomic stretch:
- the LOC123093704 gene encoding uncharacterized protein isoform X3: MGTSVDVVPDWVGDLGKSVGPVDYGCVRRCRHRRLATYLWLHGFRDALRGLLNETDAYMSVIHLSRLVQQGLWDDAIAYVSRFLRPVTHPQSDEAQVLLHFLMHHAAFASMVAGVPDRNLKYFNHKYNTRYLKHDDSVSFDCLRIRSIVLSILHSEQVRSSLDWERVRCKASQIVQHLAYKAPELRNVALLPAGPMMPHDVLPIGFRSRQRRHVKEQDLPAPKTLAKIYLRTKKGLRSLTRSRKLNSGLTDKTRKWFVDLIDESLQAGLEVQSSGKEGVPGLTTSYTMPNTSTDLTKNSGSGTSSLTNSGMLVYHPCSFPNQDELPSSRVQTLHYSSKVLQVCRLCPH, translated from the exons ATGGGCACCTCCGTCGACGTCGTCCCCGATTGGGTGGGCGACTTGGGCAAGTCCGTCGGCCCCGTCGACTACGGCTGCGTGCGCCGGTGCCGTCACCGCCGCCTCGCCACCTACCTCTGGCTCCACGGCTTCCGCGACGCCCTGCGAGG GCTGCTCAACGAGACGGACGCGTACATGAGCGTCATCCACCTGTCGCGGCTGGTGCAGCAGGGCCTCTGGGACGACGCCATCGCCTACGTCTCCCGCTTCCTGCGCCCGGTCACGCATCCGCAGAGCGACGAGGCCCAGGTGCTCCTCCACTTCCTCATGCACCACGCCGCCTTCGCCAGCATGGTCGCCGGCGTGCCCGACCGCAACCTCAAGTATTTCAACCACAAGTACAACACACGGTACCTCAAGCACGATGACTCCGTCTCCTTCGACTGCCTCAGGATCCGCTCCATCGTCCTCTCCATTCTCCATTCGGAGCAAGTCAG ATCCTCGCTGGACTGGGAGCGCGTTCGTTGCAAGGCGTCTCAAATAGTCCAACACTTGGCTTATAAGGCTCCAGAGTTGAGAAACGTGGCCCTATTGCCGGCCGGCCCGATGATGCCGCACGATGTGCTTCCCATCGGATTCAG GTCCCGTCAGAGGCGTCACGTCAAGGAACAAGACCTGCCAGCACCTAAAACTCTGGCCAAGATCTATCTTAGGACCAAAAAGGG GCTGCGTTCGTTGACTCGCAGTCGCAAGTTAAATAGTG GATTGACAGACAAGACAAGGAAGTGGTTTGTAGATCTTATTG ATGAAAGTTTGCAAGCTGGTCTGGAAGTTCAATCAAGTGGGAAGGAAG GTGTTCCTGGTCTTACAACCTCGTACACCATGCCGAATACCTCGACAGATCTTACTAAAAACTCTGGGTCTGGGACCTCTTCATTGACAAATTCAGGTATGTTGGTTTATCACCCTTGTTCATTCCCCAACCAGGACGAACTTCCATCATCTCGGGTGCAGACCTTACACTATAGCAGCAAG GTGCTCCAGGTTTGCAGACTATGTCCACATTGA
- the LOC123093704 gene encoding uncharacterized protein isoform X2, with the protein MGTSVDVVPDWVGDLGKSVGPVDYGCVRRCRHRRLATYLWLHGFRDALRGLLNETDAYMSVIHLSRLVQQGLWDDAIAYVSRFLRPVTHPQSDEAQVLLHFLMHHAAFASMVAGVPDRNLKYFNHKYNTRYLKHDDSVSFDCLRIRSIVLSILHSEQVRSSLDWERVRCKASQIVQHLAYKAPELRNVALLPAGPMMPHDVLPIGFRSRQRRHVKEQDLPAPKTLAKIYLRTKKGLRSLTRSRKLNSGLTDKTRKWFVDLIDESLQAGLEVQSSGKEGVPGLTTSYTMPNTSTDLTKNSGSGTSSLTNSGAPGLQTMSTLTVPAKISGAPVAAVSQTVNLTSHAENSGSRQ; encoded by the exons ATGGGCACCTCCGTCGACGTCGTCCCCGATTGGGTGGGCGACTTGGGCAAGTCCGTCGGCCCCGTCGACTACGGCTGCGTGCGCCGGTGCCGTCACCGCCGCCTCGCCACCTACCTCTGGCTCCACGGCTTCCGCGACGCCCTGCGAGG GCTGCTCAACGAGACGGACGCGTACATGAGCGTCATCCACCTGTCGCGGCTGGTGCAGCAGGGCCTCTGGGACGACGCCATCGCCTACGTCTCCCGCTTCCTGCGCCCGGTCACGCATCCGCAGAGCGACGAGGCCCAGGTGCTCCTCCACTTCCTCATGCACCACGCCGCCTTCGCCAGCATGGTCGCCGGCGTGCCCGACCGCAACCTCAAGTATTTCAACCACAAGTACAACACACGGTACCTCAAGCACGATGACTCCGTCTCCTTCGACTGCCTCAGGATCCGCTCCATCGTCCTCTCCATTCTCCATTCGGAGCAAGTCAG ATCCTCGCTGGACTGGGAGCGCGTTCGTTGCAAGGCGTCTCAAATAGTCCAACACTTGGCTTATAAGGCTCCAGAGTTGAGAAACGTGGCCCTATTGCCGGCCGGCCCGATGATGCCGCACGATGTGCTTCCCATCGGATTCAG GTCCCGTCAGAGGCGTCACGTCAAGGAACAAGACCTGCCAGCACCTAAAACTCTGGCCAAGATCTATCTTAGGACCAAAAAGGG GCTGCGTTCGTTGACTCGCAGTCGCAAGTTAAATAGTG GATTGACAGACAAGACAAGGAAGTGGTTTGTAGATCTTATTG ATGAAAGTTTGCAAGCTGGTCTGGAAGTTCAATCAAGTGGGAAGGAAG GTGTTCCTGGTCTTACAACCTCGTACACCATGCCGAATACCTCGACAGATCTTACTAAAAACTCTGGGTCTGGGACCTCTTCATTGACAAATTCAG GTGCTCCAGGTTTGCAGACTATGTCCACATTGACAGTTCCTGCTAAAATATCCG GTGCTCCTGTTGCTGCAGTCTCACAGACTGTTAATTTGACAAGCCATGCTGAAAACTCTGGATCTCGGCAGTGA
- the LOC123093704 gene encoding uncharacterized protein isoform X4, protein MGTSVDVVPDWVGDLGKSVGPVDYGCVRRCRHRRLATYLWLHGFRDALRGLLNETDAYMSVIHLSRLVQQGLWDDAIAYVSRFLRPVTHPQSDEAQVLLHFLMHHAAFASMVAGVPDRNLKYFNHKYNTRYLKHDDSVSFDCLRIRSIVLSILHSEQVRSSLDWERVRCKASQIVQHLAYKAPELRNVALLPAGPMMPHDVLPIGFRSRQRRHVKEQDLPAPKTLAKIYLRTKKGLRSLTRSRKLNSGLTDKTRKWFVDLIDESLQAGLEVQSSGKEGVPGLTTSYTMPNTSTDLTKNSGSGTSSLTNSGAPGLQTMSTLTVPAKISGISTVLLLLQSHRLLI, encoded by the exons ATGGGCACCTCCGTCGACGTCGTCCCCGATTGGGTGGGCGACTTGGGCAAGTCCGTCGGCCCCGTCGACTACGGCTGCGTGCGCCGGTGCCGTCACCGCCGCCTCGCCACCTACCTCTGGCTCCACGGCTTCCGCGACGCCCTGCGAGG GCTGCTCAACGAGACGGACGCGTACATGAGCGTCATCCACCTGTCGCGGCTGGTGCAGCAGGGCCTCTGGGACGACGCCATCGCCTACGTCTCCCGCTTCCTGCGCCCGGTCACGCATCCGCAGAGCGACGAGGCCCAGGTGCTCCTCCACTTCCTCATGCACCACGCCGCCTTCGCCAGCATGGTCGCCGGCGTGCCCGACCGCAACCTCAAGTATTTCAACCACAAGTACAACACACGGTACCTCAAGCACGATGACTCCGTCTCCTTCGACTGCCTCAGGATCCGCTCCATCGTCCTCTCCATTCTCCATTCGGAGCAAGTCAG ATCCTCGCTGGACTGGGAGCGCGTTCGTTGCAAGGCGTCTCAAATAGTCCAACACTTGGCTTATAAGGCTCCAGAGTTGAGAAACGTGGCCCTATTGCCGGCCGGCCCGATGATGCCGCACGATGTGCTTCCCATCGGATTCAG GTCCCGTCAGAGGCGTCACGTCAAGGAACAAGACCTGCCAGCACCTAAAACTCTGGCCAAGATCTATCTTAGGACCAAAAAGGG GCTGCGTTCGTTGACTCGCAGTCGCAAGTTAAATAGTG GATTGACAGACAAGACAAGGAAGTGGTTTGTAGATCTTATTG ATGAAAGTTTGCAAGCTGGTCTGGAAGTTCAATCAAGTGGGAAGGAAG GTGTTCCTGGTCTTACAACCTCGTACACCATGCCGAATACCTCGACAGATCTTACTAAAAACTCTGGGTCTGGGACCTCTTCATTGACAAATTCAG GTGCTCCAGGTTTGCAGACTATGTCCACATTGACAGTTCCTGCTAAAATATCCGGTATCTCAACT GTGCTCCTGTTGCTGCAGTCTCACAGACTGTTAATTTGA
- the LOC123093704 gene encoding uncharacterized protein isoform X1, which produces MGTSVDVVPDWVGDLGKSVGPVDYGCVRRCRHRRLATYLWLHGFRDALRGLLNETDAYMSVIHLSRLVQQGLWDDAIAYVSRFLRPVTHPQSDEAQVLLHFLMHHAAFASMVAGVPDRNLKYFNHKYNTRYLKHDDSVSFDCLRIRSIVLSILHSEQVRSSLDWERVRCKASQIVQHLAYKAPELRNVALLPAGPMMPHDVLPIGFRSRQRRHVKEQDLPAPKTLAKIYLRTKKGLRSLTRSRKLNSGLTDKTRKWFVDLIDESLQAGLEVQSSGKEGVPGLTTSYTMPNTSTDLTKNSGSGTSSLTNSGMLVYHPCSFPNQDELPSSRVQTLHYSSKVCLLLEITKCMHQGVIFIIDDNTPSIHY; this is translated from the exons ATGGGCACCTCCGTCGACGTCGTCCCCGATTGGGTGGGCGACTTGGGCAAGTCCGTCGGCCCCGTCGACTACGGCTGCGTGCGCCGGTGCCGTCACCGCCGCCTCGCCACCTACCTCTGGCTCCACGGCTTCCGCGACGCCCTGCGAGG GCTGCTCAACGAGACGGACGCGTACATGAGCGTCATCCACCTGTCGCGGCTGGTGCAGCAGGGCCTCTGGGACGACGCCATCGCCTACGTCTCCCGCTTCCTGCGCCCGGTCACGCATCCGCAGAGCGACGAGGCCCAGGTGCTCCTCCACTTCCTCATGCACCACGCCGCCTTCGCCAGCATGGTCGCCGGCGTGCCCGACCGCAACCTCAAGTATTTCAACCACAAGTACAACACACGGTACCTCAAGCACGATGACTCCGTCTCCTTCGACTGCCTCAGGATCCGCTCCATCGTCCTCTCCATTCTCCATTCGGAGCAAGTCAG ATCCTCGCTGGACTGGGAGCGCGTTCGTTGCAAGGCGTCTCAAATAGTCCAACACTTGGCTTATAAGGCTCCAGAGTTGAGAAACGTGGCCCTATTGCCGGCCGGCCCGATGATGCCGCACGATGTGCTTCCCATCGGATTCAG GTCCCGTCAGAGGCGTCACGTCAAGGAACAAGACCTGCCAGCACCTAAAACTCTGGCCAAGATCTATCTTAGGACCAAAAAGGG GCTGCGTTCGTTGACTCGCAGTCGCAAGTTAAATAGTG GATTGACAGACAAGACAAGGAAGTGGTTTGTAGATCTTATTG ATGAAAGTTTGCAAGCTGGTCTGGAAGTTCAATCAAGTGGGAAGGAAG GTGTTCCTGGTCTTACAACCTCGTACACCATGCCGAATACCTCGACAGATCTTACTAAAAACTCTGGGTCTGGGACCTCTTCATTGACAAATTCAGGTATGTTGGTTTATCACCCTTGTTCATTCCCCAACCAGGACGAACTTCCATCATCTCGGGTGCAGACCTTACACTATAGCAGCAAGGTATGTTTGCTGTTAGAAATCACCAAATGTATGCATCAAGGGGTTATATTCATTATTGATGATAATACCCCCTCCATTCACTATTAG